One genomic window of Medicago truncatula cultivar Jemalong A17 chromosome 1, MtrunA17r5.0-ANR, whole genome shotgun sequence includes the following:
- the LOC11416368 gene encoding cytosolic Fe-S cluster assembly factor NBP35, producing the protein MENGDIPEDANEHCPGPQSDSAGKSDACEGCPNQQICATAPKGPDPDMVAIAERMATVKHKILVLSGKGGVGKSTFSAQLAFALAARDFQVGLLDIDICGPSIPKMLGLEGQEIHQSNLGWSPVYVESNLGVMSIGFMLPHPDEAVIWRGPRKNGLIKQFLKDVYWGELDFLIVDAPPGTSDEHISIVQCLDAANVDGAIIVTTPQQVSLIDVKKEVNFCKKVGVKVLGVVENMSGLSQPISNLKFMKITDNGEMKDVTEWISEYMKEKAPEMLNLIACSEVFDSSRGGALKMCNEMAVPFLGKVPLDPQLCKAAEEGRSCFADKDCVVSAPALQKIIDKLMETSGLSMTASNGV; encoded by the exons ATGGAGAACGGAGATATACCTGAGGATGCCAACGAGC ATTGCCCAGGTCCTCAGTCTGATTCTGCTGGAAAATCTGATGCATGTGAAGGTTGCCCAAATCAGCAAATTTGTGCCACTGCCCCTAAAGGACCTGACCCTG ATATGGTTGCCATTGCTGAAAGAATGGCCACTGTGAAACATAAGATACTGGTCTTGTCAGGAAAGGGAGGTGTTGGCAAGAGCACATTTTCTGCCCAGCTGGCATTTGCGTTAGCTGCAAGGGATTTTCAAGTTGGTCTTCTGGACATTGATATTTGTGGTCCAAGCATCCCAAAGATGCTTGGCCTAGAAGGTCAAGAGATACACCAGAGCAACCTTGGTTGGTCTCCTGTCTATGTTGAGTCTAATCTTGGGGTCATGTCAATTGGGTTCATGCTTCCTCATCCAGACGAAGCTGTTATATGGAGAGGTCCACGCAAAAATGGGCTTATCAAGCAGTTTTTAAAAGATGTTTATTGGGGTGAACTTGATTTTCTAATTGTTGATGCTCCGCCTGGAACCTCAGATGAACATATTTCAATTGTTCAATGCCTAGATGCTGCTAATGTAGACGGTGCAATCATAGTTACCACTCCTCAACAAGTCTCTCTTATTGATGTGAAAAAAGAAGTGAATTTTTGCAAGAAAGTCGGAGTGAAAGTTCTTGGGGTTGTGGAGAATATGAGTGGCCTCTCCCAGCCCATCTCAAATCTCAAGTTTATGAAGATTACAGATAATGGTGAGATGAAAGATGTTACGGAGTGGATATCAGAATACATGAAAGAAAAAGCGCCTGAAATGCTGAATTTGATCGCCTGCAGTGAAGTATTTGATAGTAGCCGTGGTGGAGCGTTGAAGATGTGTAACGAGATGGCGGTACCCTTTCTCGGTAAGGTTCCTTTAGATCCACAGCTTTGCAAGGCAGCTGAAGAAGGTAGATCGTGTTTTGCAGATAAGGATTGTGTCGTGAGTGCTCCAGCTTTACAAAAGATAATAGATAAGCTGATGGAAACTAGTGGGCTGTCAATGACGGCAAGTAATGGAGTGTAG